A stretch of the Streptomyces sp. NBC_00078 genome encodes the following:
- a CDS encoding nitrate- and nitrite sensing domain-containing protein: MRRSKNGPEPSARGNFTPPPRGAAPAPVPGSEPTAVPAPSGGRFSPRNWRVPTRLNAILLIPVTVGLVMGGFQVKSSIDTWQEAQDAESTARLVRASLTYANAVNNERDITAAPLLKGKGETAEDKRTVDAARKTTDNAADAFDEAAQNMPKKAGLLRRLKLFRQAEPQLATLRAIAYSSKVHGVETEEGYVAVAHPLMEFANELGLGTGNITSYGRTVYAISLTQAALSLERSIGMHVLVSPGPKKDDLAKQRVALSSYAYLEGIAIEEYKAGGTEADAKKLVDLEAKAKAEGTAQAKQAAAKAAAANQVYVPPPSDPTEMVTALSALQTTDPSARALLAQRGITAENWWGVTTLRADVYRRIQSDMADKAVNEASDIADNAKRDALITGAAVVVALLLAFILAGAVARQMSRSMRQLRNAAFGIAEQRLPMLVDQLSRTDPGRVDTRVAPIPINTKDEIGEVARAFDQVHREAVRLASEQALLRGNINAIFTNLSRRNQSLIEGQLTLITDLENNEADPDQLENLFRLDHLATRMRRNGENLLVLAGEEPGRRWDQPVPLVDVLRAASSEVEQYERVELSGVPEAEIHGRAVTDLVHLLAELLENATTFSSPQTKVRVTATRLPDGRIMIEIHDKGIGLTAEDFADINHKLANPPTVDAAISQRMGLFVVGRLSDRHGIRVQLRPSGEQAGTTSLVMLPDAITHGGGGGEQQPRDEFTVSQIIPEQSYRGEDFNNGLPMRTAAELGFDDTRYTEVPDDIRELDPVGRSLMREERRAALEAQSHGDQPGQESAESSYADPYGRQSSYDNAPAGFQEQQPGGYDPRPAYDEPQQTPYEEQQRPAYDEPAPRPSYEDPYFAQNGGLPRNDTFSSNGGYPEPSYAEPVREEPAASHAPAPEPFAAFEERRYQDDWPQQDGYRNGYSSEYAAETESAQAADVSEHDRVGFDQPGPAPSAGRSLTDAGLPRRGAFGAAANGSNGARQVNQEAPAPTPESNGNGNGTGTGKGTGDWRSTNDDRWQQASQLRKPKAGGVTASGLPRRVPKANLVEGAAETTPQGGPQISRAPEDVRGRLSNLRRGVQRGRDASAGSETNGQATRNHHSGPDSTYNQER, from the coding sequence GTGAGGCGAAGCAAGAACGGTCCCGAGCCGTCGGCCCGGGGCAACTTCACCCCGCCGCCGCGCGGTGCGGCGCCCGCCCCTGTGCCCGGTTCCGAGCCGACGGCTGTCCCCGCTCCGAGCGGCGGCCGTTTCTCCCCCCGTAACTGGCGGGTGCCGACCCGGCTGAACGCGATCCTGCTCATACCCGTGACGGTCGGCCTGGTCATGGGCGGCTTCCAGGTGAAGAGCTCGATCGACACCTGGCAGGAGGCCCAGGACGCCGAGAGCACCGCACGTCTGGTGCGGGCCTCCCTGACCTACGCCAACGCGGTCAACAACGAGCGTGACATCACCGCCGCGCCGCTGCTCAAGGGCAAGGGCGAGACCGCCGAGGACAAGAGGACGGTCGACGCGGCCCGCAAGACGACCGACAACGCGGCCGACGCCTTCGACGAGGCGGCGCAGAACATGCCGAAGAAAGCCGGCCTGCTGCGCCGCCTCAAGCTTTTCCGGCAGGCCGAGCCGCAGCTGGCCACCCTGCGTGCGATCGCCTACTCCTCCAAGGTCCACGGAGTGGAGACCGAAGAGGGGTACGTCGCCGTCGCCCACCCCCTGATGGAGTTCGCCAACGAGCTCGGTCTGGGCACCGGCAACATCACCAGCTACGGCCGTACCGTCTACGCGATCTCGCTGACCCAGGCCGCTCTGTCGCTGGAGCGGTCGATCGGCATGCACGTGCTGGTCAGCCCCGGCCCCAAGAAGGACGACCTCGCCAAGCAGCGCGTCGCCCTCTCCTCCTACGCCTACCTCGAGGGCATAGCCATCGAGGAGTACAAGGCGGGCGGTACCGAGGCGGACGCGAAGAAGCTCGTCGACCTCGAGGCCAAGGCGAAGGCGGAGGGCACGGCCCAGGCCAAGCAGGCCGCCGCGAAGGCAGCGGCCGCCAACCAGGTCTACGTGCCGCCGCCGTCCGACCCGACGGAGATGGTCACGGCGCTCTCGGCGCTGCAGACCACCGACCCGAGCGCCCGTGCCCTGCTCGCCCAGCGGGGCATCACGGCCGAGAACTGGTGGGGGGTCACCACCCTCCGGGCCGACGTCTACCGGCGGATCCAGTCGGACATGGCCGACAAGGCCGTGAACGAGGCCTCGGACATCGCCGACAACGCCAAGCGTGACGCCCTCATCACGGGTGCCGCCGTCGTCGTCGCCCTGCTCCTGGCGTTCATCCTGGCCGGTGCCGTCGCCCGCCAGATGTCCCGCTCGATGCGCCAGCTGCGCAACGCCGCCTTCGGTATCGCCGAGCAGCGCCTGCCGATGCTGGTCGACCAGCTCTCGCGCACCGACCCCGGCCGCGTCGACACCCGGGTCGCCCCGATCCCGATCAACACCAAGGACGAGATAGGCGAGGTCGCCCGCGCCTTCGACCAGGTCCACCGCGAGGCCGTGCGACTCGCCTCCGAGCAGGCCCTGCTCCGTGGCAACATCAACGCGATCTTCACCAACCTGTCCCGGCGCAACCAGTCACTGATCGAGGGCCAGCTGACCCTCATCACCGACCTGGAGAACAACGAGGCCGACCCGGACCAGCTGGAGAACCTCTTCCGGCTGGACCACCTCGCCACCCGTATGCGCCGCAACGGCGAGAACCTCCTGGTCCTCGCCGGCGAGGAGCCCGGCCGCCGTTGGGACCAGCCGGTCCCGCTGGTCGACGTGCTGCGCGCCGCCTCCTCCGAGGTGGAGCAGTACGAGCGGGTCGAGCTGTCGGGCGTCCCCGAGGCCGAGATCCACGGCCGCGCCGTCACCGACCTCGTGCACCTGCTCGCCGAGCTCCTGGAGAACGCGACGACGTTCTCCTCCCCGCAGACCAAGGTCCGCGTCACCGCGACCCGTCTGCCCGACGGCCGCATCATGATCGAGATCCACGACAAGGGCATCGGCCTCACCGCCGAGGACTTCGCGGACATCAACCACAAGCTGGCCAACCCGCCGACCGTGGACGCCGCGATCTCCCAGCGCATGGGCCTGTTCGTGGTCGGCCGGCTGTCCGACCGGCACGGCATCCGCGTCCAGCTGCGCCCCTCCGGCGAGCAGGCCGGCACCACCTCGCTGGTCATGCTGCCCGACGCGATCACCCATGGCGGTGGCGGCGGCGAGCAGCAGCCGCGCGACGAGTTCACGGTCTCGCAGATCATCCCGGAGCAGAGCTACCGGGGCGAGGACTTCAACAACGGCCTGCCGATGCGCACGGCCGCGGAGCTCGGCTTCGACGACACCCGCTACACCGAGGTCCCGGACGACATCCGGGAGCTGGACCCGGTCGGCCGCTCGCTGATGCGCGAGGAGCGCCGTGCGGCCCTGGAGGCCCAGTCGCACGGCGACCAGCCGGGCCAGGAGTCCGCCGAGTCGTCCTACGCCGACCCCTACGGCAGGCAGTCGTCCTACGACAACGCTCCCGCCGGATTCCAGGAGCAGCAGCCGGGCGGCTACGACCCGCGCCCCGCCTACGACGAGCCGCAGCAGACTCCGTACGAGGAGCAGCAGCGCCCCGCGTACGACGAGCCGGCTCCCCGCCCGTCGTACGAAGATCCGTACTTCGCGCAGAACGGCGGCCTGCCGCGGAACGACACGTTCTCGTCCAACGGCGGCTACCCCGAGCCGTCGTATGCGGAGCCCGTCCGCGAGGAGCCCGCCGCCTCCCACGCCCCCGCCCCGGAGCCCTTCGCGGCCTTCGAGGAGCGGCGCTACCAGGACGACTGGCCACAGCAGGACGGCTACCGGAACGGATACTCCTCCGAGTACGCTGCGGAAACGGAATCCGCGCAGGCCGCTGACGTGAGCGAGCACGACCGCGTAGGCTTCGACCAGCCGGGACCGGCCCCTTCCGCCGGCCGCTCACTGACCGACGCCGGACTGCCCCGCCGCGGAGCCTTCGGGGCCGCTGCGAACGGTTCGAACGGCGCCCGGCAGGTGAACCAGGAAGCGCCGGCCCCCACACCGGAGAGCAACGGCAACGGCAACGGCACTGGTACGGGCAAGGGCACCGGCGACTGGCGTTCCACGAACGACGACCGCTGGCAGCAGGCCTCGCAGCTCCGGAAGCCGAAGGCAGGCGGGGTCACCGCCTCCGGCCTGCCGCGGCGCGTGCCCAAGGCCAACCTGGTCGAGGGAGCCGCCGAGACCACCCCTCAGGGAGGTCCCCAGATCTCCCGGGCCCCGGAGGACGTGCGGGGCAGGCTGAGCAACCTGCGGCGGGGTGTCCAGCGCGGGCGCGACGCCAGCGCAGGCAGTGAAACGAACGGCCAGGCCACTAGGAATCACCACAGTGGGCCTGACAGCACCTACAACCAGGAGCGTTAG
- a CDS encoding roadblock/LC7 domain-containing protein has product MSQAAQNLNWLITNFVDNTPGVSHTVVVSADGLLLAMSEGFPRDRADQLAAVASGLTSLTAGASRIFEGGSVNQTVVEMERGFLFIMSVSDGSSLAVLAHPEADIGLIGYEMALLVDRAGSVLTPDLRAELQGSLLN; this is encoded by the coding sequence ATGAGCCAGGCGGCACAGAACCTGAACTGGTTGATCACCAACTTCGTGGACAACACCCCGGGGGTGTCCCACACCGTGGTGGTCTCCGCCGACGGACTCCTTCTGGCGATGTCCGAAGGGTTCCCGCGCGACCGTGCCGACCAGCTGGCGGCCGTCGCGTCGGGTCTGACCTCACTCACCGCCGGTGCCTCGCGCATCTTCGAGGGCGGCAGCGTGAACCAGACGGTTGTGGAGATGGAGCGGGGATTCCTCTTCATCATGTCCGTATCCGACGGTTCCTCGCTCGCGGTCCTTGCGCATCCGGAGGCGGACATCGGTCTCATTGGGTACGAGATGGCTCTTCTGGTGGACCGTGCCGGTTCGGTCCTGACGCCGGATCTCCGTGCGGAGCTCCAGGGCAGCCTGCTCAACTGA